One region of Parafrankia discariae genomic DNA includes:
- a CDS encoding type I polyketide synthase produces the protein MDSTRPEQGHSGETADQARDAWRARLVELSPAAQIEALLDLVVDHVVVVTGGRGGSAGVDRGAPWRALGVYRRIADVLRAKLTAATGVRLPATVLFERPTPKAVASFLHAEILGVREETAGPAPAPAAPAAGGGRGADPVVVVGLGCRLPGADSPAALWELVAQGRDVVAGLPTDRGWDLDGIYHPDPEHPGTAYTRQGGFLPGVGLFDAGFFGIGPREATAMDPQQRLMLEVSWEAFEHAGIDPHQLRGSRTGVFTGVSLQDYGPPWHDAPAELQGHLLTGNALGVIAGRVSYTFGFEGPALTVDTQCSASLVAVHLAAQALYSGECDLALAGGVTVMSTPSMLMEFSRKRGLAPDGRCKAFSADADGTGWAEGATVVVLTRLSHARARQLPVLAVVAGSAVNQDGASNGLTAPNGLSQQRLIQQALANAGLRAGDVDAVEAHGTGTPLGDPIEARALLATYGAGRSPDRPLYLGSLKSNIGHAQAAAGTAGVIKMIEALRHETLPASLHITAPTPHVDWSTGAVTLLTRSTPWPATTRPRRAAVSAFGVSGTNAHLILEEPPGPARIPAQATPADADGAGAGATEDGAGATGDSATAGGDTPGWAASLPTTVILSARGDDALRAHAARLADHLTGHPDITVDDAAHTLGTRARFATRAAVVLDGPPAERASHLVRALSTLATGRAAPALLRGSAPADPAGTRIAMVFTGQGSQLHGMGRRLHTAYPAFARALDTACDHLDPHLDEPLRDVMFAAPDTAPAVLLDQTLYTQCALFAYQSALFRLLESFGVTPHLLLGHSVGEFTAAHVAGVWTLPDATALVAARGRLMQSCAPGAMAAVGATEDEVRRCLPEYAGLVDIAAVNGPTAVVVAGDPDAVGALAARWAEQGRPTRRLAVSHAFHSAHMDPVLDRFAAVARTLAYHPPTVPIASALTGRLSTDPDTPVDLTDPGYWVRHIREPVRFHQATVRARAENITTYLEIGPKPTLTPYLGEGRVVTAARRGQPETTALHIGLAELHTHGTPIAWPAANNPHATSRRPAHRHLPTYPFQRRRHWTDPVRRSTPSAPDGTLTPGGTAGPDGWRYRINWHSRPVPHTGALPGTDGTPPPLVGRWLLLLPPTGVTGEEVSRVSWIVERLGGTVLRVPLRHEDTDRARLAARLRALGRPGATAGRGGVLSLLGLDTTRHPDHPGLTTGFALTCVLAQALHDVELDAPLWALTRGAVQTGAGTEAEAEAGGGDGVRDPAGALLWGLGRSLALERPGHWGGLVDLPAELDDSTLGWLGAALTAPDGEDQFAARPAGLLVPRLVQEAAPVTTAPWDVRGAVVLITGGTGALGTRIARRLAHDGARRLILASRRGPDAPGAAELCAELTALGTQTVVRHCDAAAGGGGTGTGTGQLAALVRELAADPEAPLSVIVHAAGVDGPLAALPELDLDQIAAVLAPKAGAAELLHEAAWDIPLVFLSSVSATWGSGGQAPYSAANAYLDALAAFRHAAGRPAVSVAFGPWAEAGMGAEPARRDYLRRRGLNPLPPDRAVDALARAVGAGHPGPVTVADVDWTRFLAAYTAARPSRLFDELPAAADHAGSPAAVDTPGAGTGRPPADAGTRPADLTGPPPGDLADPGGDLAALPAAERGRALRDLVQAEAAAVLGHREADEVETGRRFLELGFDSLASVQLSRRLAGATGVALATAAVFEHPTVADLADHLHSLLASRPATGTAGTAGTAGGVTRPGTRRTSTGPRAGSGSGGGGDHGGAEQTGVRGLYRQACADGKFAEGVGVLRAAARLRATFTTSSELTRRPRPVTLASGPATPALVCLPSMVAPSGPHTFARLALHLHGRRAVHALAHPGFGDGELLPATADLVVDLHAETVAARFPDTPVALAGYSSGGWLAHAVAARLEARGIRPSAVVLLDTWLPGDRIPEADIAEELRGIAVNDQAFALMTESQVTAQGAYLDLFEGWKPTAVRAPIVLVRALQRMPGQRTDPGAAGPSTGWADEWDLAFDTVDTSGDHQSMMNEHAGATARTIHAWLDGLGSRRPPLHPVVSGTAVR, from the coding sequence ATGGACAGCACCCGCCCAGAGCAGGGCCACTCCGGCGAGACCGCGGACCAGGCCCGCGACGCGTGGCGGGCCCGGCTCGTCGAGCTGTCGCCGGCCGCCCAGATCGAGGCGCTGCTGGACCTCGTCGTCGACCACGTGGTCGTGGTCACCGGCGGCCGGGGCGGTTCGGCGGGAGTCGACCGCGGCGCCCCCTGGCGCGCGCTGGGGGTCTACCGGCGCATAGCGGACGTCCTGCGGGCGAAGCTCACCGCGGCGACCGGGGTGCGGCTGCCGGCGACGGTGCTCTTCGAGCGCCCCACGCCGAAGGCGGTGGCGTCGTTCCTGCACGCCGAGATCCTGGGCGTGCGCGAGGAGACGGCCGGCCCGGCACCCGCGCCGGCCGCGCCGGCGGCGGGGGGCGGGCGCGGCGCCGATCCCGTGGTCGTCGTCGGCCTGGGCTGCCGGCTGCCCGGCGCCGACTCTCCGGCGGCGCTGTGGGAGCTGGTGGCGCAGGGCCGTGACGTCGTGGCCGGCCTGCCGACGGACCGTGGCTGGGACCTCGACGGCATCTACCACCCGGACCCCGAGCATCCGGGTACCGCCTACACCCGCCAGGGCGGTTTCCTCCCCGGTGTGGGCCTGTTCGACGCGGGCTTCTTCGGGATCGGCCCCCGGGAGGCCACCGCGATGGACCCGCAGCAGCGGCTCATGCTGGAGGTGTCCTGGGAGGCGTTCGAGCACGCGGGCATCGACCCGCACCAGCTGCGCGGCAGCCGCACCGGGGTGTTCACCGGCGTCTCCCTGCAGGACTACGGCCCGCCGTGGCACGACGCCCCCGCCGAGCTGCAGGGCCATCTGCTGACCGGCAACGCGCTGGGGGTGATCGCCGGCCGGGTCTCCTACACGTTCGGCTTCGAGGGCCCCGCGCTGACGGTGGACACCCAGTGCTCCGCCTCGCTCGTCGCCGTCCACCTGGCGGCCCAGGCCCTGTACTCCGGGGAGTGCGACCTGGCCCTCGCCGGCGGCGTCACCGTGATGAGCACGCCGTCCATGCTGATGGAGTTCAGCCGCAAGCGCGGGCTGGCGCCCGACGGCCGGTGCAAGGCGTTCTCCGCCGACGCCGACGGCACCGGCTGGGCCGAGGGCGCCACCGTGGTCGTACTCACCCGGCTCTCCCACGCCCGCGCCCGGCAACTGCCGGTGCTGGCCGTCGTCGCGGGCAGCGCCGTGAACCAGGACGGCGCCAGCAACGGCCTGACCGCCCCCAACGGCCTGTCCCAGCAGCGGCTCATCCAGCAGGCCCTGGCCAACGCCGGCCTGCGCGCCGGCGACGTCGACGCGGTCGAGGCGCACGGCACCGGCACCCCGCTCGGCGACCCGATCGAGGCCCGCGCCCTGCTCGCGACCTACGGCGCCGGCCGGTCCCCGGACCGGCCGCTGTACCTGGGCTCGCTGAAGTCCAACATCGGCCACGCCCAGGCCGCCGCCGGCACCGCCGGCGTGATCAAGATGATCGAGGCGCTACGCCACGAGACCCTGCCGGCCAGCCTGCACATCACCGCCCCCACCCCCCACGTGGACTGGTCCACCGGCGCGGTCACCCTCCTCACCAGGTCCACGCCCTGGCCCGCCACCACGCGGCCGCGCCGCGCCGCCGTCTCCGCCTTCGGCGTCTCGGGCACCAACGCCCACCTCATCCTCGAGGAGCCCCCCGGCCCGGCCCGCATCCCCGCCCAGGCCACACCCGCCGACGCCGACGGGGCTGGGGCCGGCGCCACCGAAGACGGGGCCGGGGCCACCGGGGACAGCGCCACCGCCGGCGGGGACACGCCCGGGTGGGCGGCCAGCCTGCCCACCACGGTGATCCTCTCCGCCCGCGGTGACGACGCGCTGCGCGCGCACGCCGCCCGTCTCGCCGACCATCTCACCGGCCACCCGGACATCACCGTCGACGACGCCGCCCACACCCTGGGCACGCGGGCCCGGTTCGCCACCCGGGCCGCCGTCGTCCTCGACGGGCCGCCGGCGGAACGGGCGTCCCACCTGGTGCGGGCGCTGAGCACGCTGGCCACGGGGCGGGCGGCACCCGCCCTCCTGCGCGGCAGCGCCCCCGCGGACCCCGCCGGCACCCGGATCGCGATGGTGTTCACCGGCCAGGGCAGCCAGCTCCACGGCATGGGACGGCGCCTGCACACCGCCTACCCGGCGTTCGCCCGCGCGCTCGACACCGCGTGCGACCACCTCGACCCGCATCTCGACGAGCCGCTGCGCGACGTGATGTTCGCCGCCCCGGACACCGCGCCCGCCGTCCTGCTGGACCAGACGCTGTACACCCAGTGCGCGCTCTTCGCCTACCAGAGCGCCCTGTTCCGGCTGCTGGAGAGCTTCGGCGTCACCCCGCACCTGCTGCTCGGCCACTCCGTGGGTGAGTTCACCGCGGCGCACGTCGCCGGCGTCTGGACCCTGCCCGACGCGACCGCGCTGGTCGCCGCCCGCGGCCGTCTCATGCAGAGCTGTGCCCCCGGCGCCATGGCCGCCGTCGGCGCGACCGAGGACGAGGTCCGCCGCTGCCTGCCCGAGTACGCGGGCCTGGTCGACATCGCGGCCGTCAACGGCCCCACGGCCGTCGTCGTGGCCGGTGATCCCGACGCCGTCGGCGCGCTCGCCGCGCGCTGGGCCGAGCAGGGGCGCCCGACCCGCCGGCTCGCCGTCAGCCACGCCTTCCACTCGGCGCACATGGATCCCGTCCTCGACCGCTTCGCCGCCGTCGCCCGCACGCTCGCCTACCACCCGCCCACCGTCCCGATCGCCTCCGCCCTCACCGGACGCCTGAGCACCGACCCGGACACCCCGGTCGACCTCACCGACCCGGGGTACTGGGTCCGCCACATCCGCGAGCCCGTCCGGTTCCACCAGGCCACCGTCCGGGCCCGGGCCGAGAACATCACCACCTACCTGGAGATCGGACCGAAGCCCACGCTGACGCCGTACCTGGGCGAGGGCCGCGTGGTCACCGCGGCGCGCCGCGGGCAGCCCGAGACCACCGCGCTGCACATCGGCCTCGCCGAGCTGCACACCCACGGCACCCCGATCGCGTGGCCGGCGGCCAACAACCCGCACGCCACCAGCCGCCGGCCCGCCCACCGGCACCTGCCCACCTACCCGTTCCAGCGCCGCCGCCACTGGACCGACCCGGTCCGCCGCTCCACGCCGTCCGCCCCGGACGGGACGCTCACCCCGGGTGGCACCGCCGGCCCGGACGGGTGGCGTTACCGGATCAACTGGCACTCCCGGCCCGTCCCGCACACCGGTGCCCTGCCCGGGACGGACGGCACCCCGCCGCCGCTGGTGGGCCGCTGGCTCCTGCTCCTCCCCCCCACGGGCGTCACCGGCGAGGAGGTCTCCCGCGTCTCGTGGATCGTCGAGCGGCTCGGCGGCACCGTGCTCCGCGTGCCGCTGCGCCACGAGGACACCGACCGGGCCCGTCTCGCCGCCCGCCTGCGCGCCCTCGGCCGGCCCGGTGCCACCGCCGGCCGCGGCGGCGTGCTGTCACTGCTCGGCCTCGACACGACACGCCACCCCGACCACCCCGGGCTCACGACCGGCTTCGCCCTCACCTGCGTGCTCGCGCAGGCCCTGCACGACGTCGAGCTGGACGCGCCCCTGTGGGCGCTCACCCGCGGCGCCGTCCAGACCGGAGCCGGAACCGAGGCCGAGGCCGAGGCCGGGGGCGGGGACGGCGTGCGGGATCCGGCCGGGGCGCTGCTCTGGGGGCTGGGGCGCTCCCTCGCTCTGGAGCGGCCCGGTCACTGGGGTGGTCTCGTCGACCTCCCCGCCGAACTGGACGACTCCACACTCGGCTGGCTCGGCGCCGCGCTGACCGCGCCGGACGGCGAGGACCAGTTCGCCGCCCGCCCAGCCGGGCTACTCGTACCCCGGCTGGTCCAGGAGGCCGCACCTGTCACCACCGCACCGTGGGATGTCCGTGGCGCGGTCGTGCTCATCACCGGAGGCACCGGCGCCCTCGGCACCCGGATCGCCCGCCGGCTCGCCCACGACGGAGCCCGCCGGCTGATCCTGGCCAGCCGCCGCGGCCCGGACGCCCCCGGAGCGGCCGAGCTGTGCGCCGAGCTGACCGCCCTCGGCACCCAGACCGTCGTCCGTCACTGCGACGCCGCCGCCGGTGGCGGTGGCACGGGCACGGGCACGGGCCAGCTGGCCGCGTTGGTCCGCGAGCTCGCCGCCGATCCCGAGGCCCCGCTCTCCGTGATCGTCCATGCCGCCGGCGTCGACGGCCCGCTGGCCGCGCTGCCCGAGCTCGACCTGGACCAGATCGCGGCCGTGCTCGCGCCCAAGGCCGGCGCCGCCGAGCTTCTGCACGAGGCCGCCTGGGACATCCCGCTGGTGTTCCTGTCGTCGGTGTCGGCGACGTGGGGCAGCGGCGGCCAGGCCCCGTACAGCGCGGCGAACGCCTATCTCGACGCGCTCGCCGCCTTCCGGCACGCGGCCGGGCGCCCGGCCGTCTCGGTCGCGTTCGGCCCCTGGGCCGAGGCCGGCATGGGGGCGGAACCGGCCCGCCGTGACTACCTGCGCCGCCGTGGCCTGAACCCGCTCCCCCCCGACCGGGCCGTCGACGCCCTGGCCCGGGCGGTGGGCGCCGGCCATCCCGGGCCGGTCACCGTCGCCGATGTCGACTGGACGCGGTTCCTCGCCGCCTACACTGCCGCCCGGCCCTCGCGCCTGTTCGACGAGCTGCCCGCCGCCGCGGACCACGCCGGCTCCCCGGCCGCGGTCGACACCCCCGGCGCCGGCACGGGACGTCCCCCGGCCGACGCCGGAACACGGCCCGCGGATCTCACCGGGCCACCGCCCGGCGATCTCGCGGACCCGGGCGGCGATCTCGCGGCGCTGCCCGCGGCGGAGCGCGGCCGGGCGCTGCGCGACCTCGTCCAGGCCGAGGCCGCCGCGGTACTGGGCCACCGCGAGGCCGACGAGGTCGAGACGGGACGGCGCTTCCTCGAGCTGGGCTTCGACTCGCTGGCCTCGGTACAGCTCAGCCGCCGGCTGGCGGGTGCTACCGGGGTCGCGCTCGCCACCGCCGCGGTCTTCGAGCACCCCACCGTCGCCGACCTCGCCGACCACCTCCACAGCCTGCTCGCCAGCCGGCCCGCCACCGGCACCGCCGGCACCGCCGGCACCGCCGGCGGTGTCACCCGGCCCGGGACCCGCCGGACCTCGACCGGCCCCCGGGCCGGGAGCGGCAGCGGCGGCGGGGGCGACCACGGCGGCGCCGAACAAACAGGCGTCCGCGGGCTCTACCGACAGGCGTGCGCCGACGGGAAGTTCGCCGAAGGGGTCGGGGTGCTGCGCGCCGCCGCCAGGCTGCGGGCGACGTTCACCACGTCGAGCGAGCTCACGAGGCGGCCCCGACCGGTCACGCTGGCCTCCGGCCCCGCCACGCCCGCGCTGGTCTGCCTGCCGTCGATGGTCGCGCCGTCGGGGCCGCACACCTTCGCCCGGCTCGCCCTGCACCTGCACGGCCGCCGCGCCGTGCACGCGCTGGCGCACCCCGGCTTCGGCGACGGCGAGCTCCTGCCCGCCACCGCCGACCTCGTCGTCGACCTGCACGCCGAGACGGTGGCCGCGCGCTTCCCGGACACACCGGTCGCGCTCGCCGGCTACTCGTCCGGTGGCTGGCTGGCGCACGCCGTCGCGGCGCGGCTGGAGGCCCGCGGCATCCGCCCGAGCGCCGTGGTCCTGCTCGACACCTGGCTGCCCGGCGACCGGATCCCCGAGGCCGACATCGCCGAGGAGCTGCGCGGCATCGCGGTCAACGACCAGGCGTTCGCGCTGATGACCGAGTCCCAGGTGACCGCGCAGGGCGCCTATCTCGACCTGTTCGAGGGATGGAAGCCCACCGCGGTACGCGCGCCGATCGTCCTCGTCCGCGCCCTCCAGCGCATGCCGGGGCAACGGACCGACCCCGGCGCCGCGGGCCCGTCGACCGGCTGGGCGGACGAATGGGACCTGGCCTTCGACACCGTGGACACCTCCGGCGACCACCAGTCGATGATGAACGAGCACGCGGGCGCCACCGCGCGCACGATCCACGCCTGGCTCGACGGCCTCGGTTCCCGCCGTCCGCCGCTTCACCCCGTCGTCAGCGGGACGGCGGTCCGCTAG
- a CDS encoding P-loop ATPase, Sll1717 family, protein MPDFSRLSFGAPAAERDIRRGLDAYFIESAAYRNMNTGTKTILVANRGAGKSAILKTMARRHRDRGASVIELAPEDYSYEFLSGAMTREADGAWAKLGAYAVAWKYLLLVLIMKELTKRHGRIRRGAESQVYAYLRDNHLGAAVTPLDSFVSYLRRIESVKLGSFEAGIRTAELQRLYKLQELEHLIAPLTRLCARSGVTVLVDELDRGWDASEDAQAFVAGLFQACMSLNELSPHLHVFMSLRQELYDNIPALYDDAQKFRDLIEVVRWDEPHLWQLIACRIRHTVPGLSGVGDDECWTAVFRDPRWSFRYIVDRSLRRPREIIQYCSHALEHARQHRSAGGQRIARRDILAVEATYSGERTRDIAAEYRFQHPGLLSVFEAFRGRPATWTRDDLELLLLDIATGAVRTSREATKWIADRDPDHLLETLWNVGFIRDHSVLSASWAGSDRADSLTSTRGVSTFAVHPMFRQYVGTLD, encoded by the coding sequence GTGCCCGACTTCAGCCGCCTCAGTTTCGGCGCGCCGGCCGCCGAACGCGACATCAGACGCGGGCTCGACGCCTACTTCATCGAGTCGGCCGCGTACCGCAACATGAACACAGGGACGAAGACGATCCTGGTCGCGAACCGGGGCGCCGGGAAGAGCGCGATCCTCAAGACCATGGCCCGCCGGCACCGCGACCGCGGGGCCTCGGTGATCGAGCTCGCGCCCGAGGACTACTCGTACGAGTTCCTCAGCGGGGCGATGACCCGCGAGGCCGACGGCGCGTGGGCCAAGCTGGGCGCGTACGCCGTCGCCTGGAAGTACCTGCTGCTCGTGCTCATCATGAAGGAGCTGACGAAACGGCACGGCCGGATAAGACGCGGCGCCGAGAGCCAGGTCTACGCCTATCTGCGTGACAATCATCTCGGCGCCGCGGTCACCCCGCTGGACTCTTTCGTCTCCTATCTGCGCCGCATCGAGTCGGTGAAGCTGGGAAGCTTCGAGGCCGGTATCCGCACGGCCGAGCTCCAGCGCCTCTACAAGCTCCAGGAGCTGGAACACCTGATCGCGCCGCTGACCCGTCTGTGCGCGCGCTCGGGGGTCACCGTCCTGGTCGACGAACTGGACCGCGGCTGGGACGCGAGCGAGGACGCCCAGGCGTTCGTCGCCGGTCTCTTCCAGGCCTGTATGTCGCTGAACGAGCTGTCGCCGCACCTGCACGTCTTCATGTCGCTGCGCCAGGAGCTCTACGACAACATTCCCGCCCTCTACGACGACGCGCAGAAGTTCCGCGATCTCATCGAGGTGGTGCGGTGGGACGAGCCGCACCTGTGGCAGCTGATCGCCTGCCGTATCCGGCACACCGTTCCCGGGCTGAGCGGTGTGGGTGACGACGAGTGCTGGACGGCGGTGTTCCGGGATCCGCGCTGGTCGTTCCGTTACATCGTCGACCGCTCGCTGCGCCGCCCGCGCGAGATCATCCAGTACTGCAGCCACGCGCTCGAGCACGCGCGCCAGCACCGCTCCGCCGGTGGTCAGCGGATCGCGCGGCGCGACATCCTCGCCGTCGAGGCCACCTACTCCGGCGAGCGGACCCGTGACATCGCGGCCGAGTACCGGTTCCAGCACCCGGGCCTGCTCAGCGTGTTCGAGGCGTTCCGCGGCCGCCCGGCGACCTGGACCCGCGACGACCTCGAGCTGCTGCTGCTGGACATCGCGACGGGAGCCGTGCGGACCAGCCGCGAGGCCACGAAGTGGATCGCCGACCGGGATCCCGACCATCTGCTGGAGACGCTGTGGAACGTGGGTTTCATCCGCGACCACTCAGTGCTGTCCGCATCGTGGGCCGGCAGTGATCGCGCGGACTCCCTGACCTCGACCCGGGGCGTCTCGACCTTCGCCGTCCATCCGATGTTCCGGCAGTACGTGGGAACCCTGGACTGA
- a CDS encoding alpha/beta hydrolase fold domain-containing protein, translating to MPYRFDPELASLVEITPHGTVDDITATRARAAELMLAATREIDLTGVNITDTCVPGPPDAPDVAVRIYTPVGVARPTPAVLHLPGGGLVAGGLGTEHRANIGLSRAVGVVVVAVDYRLAPEHPYPSALEDCYAALCWMAARADRLGVDPNRIAVHGAGAGGGLAAALALLTRDRGGPALCFQCLDFPELDDRRAAPSLAAASAVRWDAYLGEGRAGTDGVPVYAAPARAEDLRGLPPAYVCVQERDRLREQGVGYADALRAAGVPARLQVVAGPVSEPAPRRRAASAETVAALRAALGGRG from the coding sequence ATGCCGTACCGCTTCGATCCCGAACTCGCCTCGCTCGTCGAGATCACGCCGCACGGCACCGTCGACGACATCACCGCGACCCGTGCCCGCGCGGCCGAGCTGATGCTCGCCGCCACGCGTGAGATCGACCTGACCGGGGTCAACATCACCGACACCTGCGTACCCGGCCCGCCGGACGCCCCCGACGTGGCGGTGCGCATCTACACCCCGGTCGGTGTCGCCCGGCCCACTCCGGCCGTCCTGCACCTGCCTGGCGGCGGACTCGTCGCGGGTGGCCTCGGGACGGAGCATCGCGCCAACATCGGGCTGAGCCGCGCCGTCGGCGTCGTCGTCGTCGCGGTGGACTACCGACTGGCCCCCGAGCATCCCTATCCGTCCGCGCTCGAGGACTGTTACGCGGCCCTGTGCTGGATGGCGGCCCGCGCCGACCGGCTCGGCGTCGATCCGAACCGGATCGCCGTGCACGGGGCGGGGGCCGGCGGGGGCCTGGCCGCCGCGCTGGCCCTGCTCACCCGGGACCGGGGCGGGCCGGCGCTGTGCTTCCAGTGCCTGGACTTCCCGGAGCTCGACGATCGGCGGGCCGCGCCGAGCCTGGCCGCGGCCAGTGCGGTGCGCTGGGACGCGTACCTGGGCGAGGGCCGGGCGGGTACCGACGGTGTGCCGGTGTACGCGGCGCCCGCGCGGGCCGAGGACCTGCGCGGGCTGCCGCCGGCGTACGTCTGCGTCCAGGAGCGGGACCGGCTGCGCGAGCAGGGGGTCGGCTACGCCGACGCGCTGCGCGCCGCCGGTGTCCCGGCGCGGCTGCAGGTCGTCGCCGGCCCGGTGTCCGAGCCGGCGCCCCGGCGGCGCGCCGCCTCGGCCGAGACGGTGGCCGCCCTGCGCGCCGCCCTGGGTGGCCGTGGCTGA
- a CDS encoding aromatic ring-hydroxylating oxygenase subunit alpha, which produces MTPTEGGVAATAYTSQERFELEREVVRRSPQLVGYSSELAAAGTYCTKTVMDVPVLLTRGDDGTVRAFQNVCAHRQAQVAQGCGVAQRFTCPWHAWTYDARGEFVGGPGREGFPATLNGQARLTELPAAENSGFLWVGLDPAAGPLDIDAHLGPLGPELASWNIGSWAPVGEKVLDSPVNWKLALDTFAESYHFASVHRDTFALINKSNCALFDSYGPHHRLVFPMNHITDLADKPEEDWEPLNNFVLIYALFPNIVLSVTVANGEVFRVYPGERPGHSFTYHQNASPMDLTDEATRETAETIFDYAHNAVRDEDYALAAQVQASMASGARADLVFGRNEPGLHHRHEVLEDALGR; this is translated from the coding sequence ATGACGCCGACGGAAGGCGGCGTGGCGGCCACGGCCTATACCAGCCAGGAACGTTTCGAACTGGAACGTGAAGTCGTCCGGCGTTCACCGCAGCTCGTGGGTTACAGCTCGGAGCTGGCCGCCGCCGGAACCTACTGCACGAAGACCGTGATGGACGTCCCCGTGCTGTTGACGCGCGGCGACGACGGAACGGTGCGCGCTTTCCAGAACGTGTGCGCCCACCGGCAGGCTCAGGTCGCCCAGGGCTGCGGCGTGGCGCAGCGATTCACCTGCCCCTGGCACGCGTGGACATACGACGCGCGCGGCGAGTTCGTCGGTGGCCCGGGGCGGGAGGGCTTCCCCGCGACGCTGAACGGCCAGGCGCGGCTCACGGAGCTGCCCGCCGCCGAGAACTCGGGGTTCCTGTGGGTCGGGCTGGACCCGGCCGCCGGTCCGCTGGACATCGACGCGCACCTGGGCCCGCTGGGCCCCGAGCTGGCGTCCTGGAACATCGGGTCGTGGGCGCCGGTGGGCGAGAAGGTCCTCGACTCACCGGTCAACTGGAAGCTCGCGCTGGACACGTTCGCCGAGAGCTACCACTTCGCGTCGGTGCACCGGGACACGTTCGCGCTGATCAACAAGAGTAACTGCGCGCTGTTCGACTCCTACGGGCCGCACCACCGGCTGGTCTTCCCGATGAACCACATCACCGACCTGGCGGACAAACCGGAGGAGGACTGGGAGCCGCTGAACAACTTCGTGTTGATCTACGCCCTGTTCCCCAACATCGTCCTGTCCGTGACGGTGGCCAATGGCGAGGTGTTCCGGGTGTACCCGGGCGAGCGGCCGGGCCACTCGTTCACCTACCACCAGAACGCGTCCCCGATGGACCTCACCGACGAGGCGACCCGGGAGACCGCGGAGACGATCTTCGACTACGCGCACAACGCCGTCCGCGACGAGGACTACGCGCTGGCGGCCCAGGTGCAGGCGAGCATGGCCTCGGGTGCCCGCGCGGACCTCGTCTTCGGGCGCAACGAGCCCGGCCTGCACCACCGGCACGAGGTCCTCGAGGACGCGCTCGGCCGCTGA